In Vigna radiata var. radiata cultivar VC1973A chromosome 3, Vradiata_ver6, whole genome shotgun sequence, the following proteins share a genomic window:
- the LOC106757809 gene encoding uncharacterized protein LOC106757809 isoform X1, translating into MKEIEKRKASRNSQTKGSRKTERRESKLQQDNSSKKLSERGIESKTLHDSRPTSNNTISDSNTASENSETYENVVIHYLDDVNRSEEALAEIKVNKMIASENKNEVADDHSTDLEKEQKEGNDEVSDAETVKDSVSSQGDSLTNEDERTEVASKDPKGKVRVNPPENNRGSKERSDKKANKLQSKVSHGNQKKPMNPNKGPSTVVDKNTSSTNSKTLKVPVNVLLESSEGVDEKPVQEIKELDIVDGSPNGAQNIGIEQENHEMVNAEENDEHGDEASVELKIEEMQLRIEKLEEELREVAALEVSLYSIVPEHGSSGHKVHTPARRLSRLYIHACKHWTQKRRATIAKNTVSGLILVAKSCGNDVSRLTFWLSNTVVLREIILQAFGNSRQASPLKRLAESNGSGKRNDGKYTALKRKSSSNGKPGSGFMPLVEDWQETGTFTFALERVESWIFSRIVESVWWQALTPYMQSPVGDSSNKSIGKLMGPALGDQNQGNFSINLWRNAFQDASQRLCPVRAGGHECGCLPVLARMVMEQCIARLDIAMFNAILRESALEIPTDPISDPIVDSKVLPIPAGDLSFGSGAQLKNSVGNWSRWLTDMFGMDVEDCVQEDQEEKGENDEKQGGAGEPKSFVLLNDLSDLLMLPKDMLIDRKIRQEVCPSISLSLVIRILCNFTPDEFCPDFVPGTVLEALNAEIIIERRLSSEAGRSFPYVAAPVVYKPPSSGNVAEKVAEAGGKSHLGRNVSDVQRRGYTSDEELDELDSPLTSIIDKLPSSPSVTHNGKGSHKEQGTNSRYQLLREVWSM; encoded by the exons ATGAAAGAAATTGAGAAGAGAAAAGCTTCAAGAAATAGTCAGACAAAGGGTTCAAGAAAAACCGAAAGGAGAGAGAGTAAATTGCAACAAGATAATTCTTCAAAAAAATTGAGTGAGAGAGGAATTGAATCTAAGACACTCCATGATAGTAGACCAACTTCAAATAATACTATAAGTGATTCCAACACGGCCTCAGAGAATTCAGAAACTTATGAAAATGTGGTTATACATTACCTGGACGATGTCAACAGGTCTGAGGAGGCACTTGCCGAGATCAAAGTTAATAAAATGATTGCtagtgaaaacaaaaatgaagtgGCTGATGATCATTCTACTGATTTGGAGAAAGAGCAAAAGGAAGGGAATGACGAAGTATCAGATGCTGAGACAGTAAAGGATTCAGTATCTTCCCAAGGTGATTCTTTGACAAATGAGGATGAGAGAACCGAAGTGGCATCAAAAGATCCTAAAGGTAAGGTTAGAGTTAATCCTCCAGAAAACAACCGTGGTTCAAAGGAGAGATCTGataaaaaagcaaataaattgCAATCAAAGGTATCACATGGCAATCAAAAGAAACCTATGAACCCAAATAAAGGGCCCTCCACAGTGGTAGACAAAAATACTTCATCAACCAATTCTAAGACTTTGAAAGTTCCTGTAaatgttttgttggaatctTCTGAAGGTGTTGATGAAAAGCCTGTTCAAGAGATCAAGGAACTTGATATTGTGGATGGATCCCCCAATGGTGCTCAGAACATAGGAATTGAACAAGAAAATCATGAAATGGTTAATGCTGAGGAAAATGATGAACATGGGGACGAGGCATCTGTGgaattaaaaattgaagaaatgcaATTACGAATTGAAAAGCTTGAAGAGGAACTTAGAGAAGTTGCTGCTCTTGAAGTGTCACTTTATTCTATTGTACCAGAGCATGGAAGCTCAGGACACAAGGTGCACACACCAGCTCGGCGCCTTTCTAGGCTCTATATACATGCTTGCAAGCATTGGACCCAAAAAAGGCGAGCGACAATTGCCAAGAATACTGTTTCTGGCCTCATTTTGGTTGCTAAGTCTTGTGGTAATGATGTTTCAAG GTTAACTTTCTGGTTGTCAAATACCGTTGTACTGAGAGAGATAATTTTACAAGCTTTTGGGAATTCACGTCAAGCTAGTCCCCTTAAAAGGTTGGCCGAGTCAAATGGGTCTGGCAAGAGAAATGATGGGAAGTATACTGCACTGAAACGGAAGAGTAGCTCCAATGGTAAACCAGGAAGTGGTTTTATGCCTCTCGTTGAAGATTGGCAAGAGACAGGAACCTTTACCTTTGCTTTAGAAAGAGTAGAATCATGGATCTTTTCTCGGATAGTGGAGTCAGTGTGGTGGCAG GCTTTGACTCCCTATATGCAGTCTCCAGTTGGGGATTCTTCAAACAAATCTATTGGGAAGCTGATGGGACCTGCTCTGGGTGATCAAAATCAAGGAAATTTTTCCATCAATCTTTGGAGAAATGCTTTCCAAGATGCCTCTCAACGACTCTGTCCTGTTCGAGCAGGAGGACATGAGTGTGGTTGTTTGCCCGTATTGGCTAGAATG GTCATGGAACAATGCATAGCTAGACTAGACATTGCTATGTTCAATGCTATTCTTCGGGAGTCGGCCCTTGAGATCCCAACTGATCCTATATCAGACCCTATTGTGGATTCAAAGGTTTTGCCAATTCCAGCTGGGGATTTAAGCTTTGGTTCTGGTGCACAGCTAAAAAATTCT GTTGGCAATTGGTCTAGATGGCTTACTGACATGTTTGGCATGGATGTTGAAGATTGTGTACAAGAAGATCAGGAGGAGAAGGGTGAGAATGATGAAAAGCAGGGTGGGGCCGGTGAACCTAAGTCTTTTGTTCTCCTAAACGACTTGAGTGACCTTCTGATGCTGCCTAAAGACATGCTTATAGATAGAAAAATCAGACAGGAG GTGTGTCCTTCCATCAGTCTGTCATTGGTTATACGGATTCTCTGTAACTTCACTCCTGATGAGTTCTGTCCAGACTTTGTTCCAGGAACTGTCTTGGAGGCCCTGAACGCAGAG ATAATTATAGAGCGAAGATTGTCATCAGAAGCTGGAAGAAGCTTCCCCTATGTAGCTGCTCCTGTTGTGTACAAGCCTCCCTCTTCTGGTAATGTGGCAGAGAAAGTTGCAGAGGCCGGAGGAAAGTCTCACTTGGGAAGAAATGTATCAGATGTTCAGAGAAGAGGATACACCAGTGATGAAGAGCTAGACGAACTTGATTCCCCTCTTACATCCATCATTGATAAGCTTCCTTCATCTCCATCAGTCACTCATAATGGTAAAGGTAGTCACAAAGAACAAGGGACAAATTCTAGATACCAACTCCTACGTGAAGTTTGGTCCATGTGA
- the LOC106757809 gene encoding uncharacterized protein LOC106757809 isoform X2: MIASENKNEVADDHSTDLEKEQKEGNDEVSDAETVKDSVSSQGDSLTNEDERTEVASKDPKGKVRVNPPENNRGSKERSDKKANKLQSKVSHGNQKKPMNPNKGPSTVVDKNTSSTNSKTLKVPVNVLLESSEGVDEKPVQEIKELDIVDGSPNGAQNIGIEQENHEMVNAEENDEHGDEASVELKIEEMQLRIEKLEEELREVAALEVSLYSIVPEHGSSGHKVHTPARRLSRLYIHACKHWTQKRRATIAKNTVSGLILVAKSCGNDVSRLTFWLSNTVVLREIILQAFGNSRQASPLKRLAESNGSGKRNDGKYTALKRKSSSNGKPGSGFMPLVEDWQETGTFTFALERVESWIFSRIVESVWWQALTPYMQSPVGDSSNKSIGKLMGPALGDQNQGNFSINLWRNAFQDASQRLCPVRAGGHECGCLPVLARMVMEQCIARLDIAMFNAILRESALEIPTDPISDPIVDSKVLPIPAGDLSFGSGAQLKNSVGNWSRWLTDMFGMDVEDCVQEDQEEKGENDEKQGGAGEPKSFVLLNDLSDLLMLPKDMLIDRKIRQEVCPSISLSLVIRILCNFTPDEFCPDFVPGTVLEALNAEIIIERRLSSEAGRSFPYVAAPVVYKPPSSGNVAEKVAEAGGKSHLGRNVSDVQRRGYTSDEELDELDSPLTSIIDKLPSSPSVTHNGKGSHKEQGTNSRYQLLREVWSM, encoded by the exons ATGATTGCtagtgaaaacaaaaatgaagtgGCTGATGATCATTCTACTGATTTGGAGAAAGAGCAAAAGGAAGGGAATGACGAAGTATCAGATGCTGAGACAGTAAAGGATTCAGTATCTTCCCAAGGTGATTCTTTGACAAATGAGGATGAGAGAACCGAAGTGGCATCAAAAGATCCTAAAGGTAAGGTTAGAGTTAATCCTCCAGAAAACAACCGTGGTTCAAAGGAGAGATCTGataaaaaagcaaataaattgCAATCAAAGGTATCACATGGCAATCAAAAGAAACCTATGAACCCAAATAAAGGGCCCTCCACAGTGGTAGACAAAAATACTTCATCAACCAATTCTAAGACTTTGAAAGTTCCTGTAaatgttttgttggaatctTCTGAAGGTGTTGATGAAAAGCCTGTTCAAGAGATCAAGGAACTTGATATTGTGGATGGATCCCCCAATGGTGCTCAGAACATAGGAATTGAACAAGAAAATCATGAAATGGTTAATGCTGAGGAAAATGATGAACATGGGGACGAGGCATCTGTGgaattaaaaattgaagaaatgcaATTACGAATTGAAAAGCTTGAAGAGGAACTTAGAGAAGTTGCTGCTCTTGAAGTGTCACTTTATTCTATTGTACCAGAGCATGGAAGCTCAGGACACAAGGTGCACACACCAGCTCGGCGCCTTTCTAGGCTCTATATACATGCTTGCAAGCATTGGACCCAAAAAAGGCGAGCGACAATTGCCAAGAATACTGTTTCTGGCCTCATTTTGGTTGCTAAGTCTTGTGGTAATGATGTTTCAAG GTTAACTTTCTGGTTGTCAAATACCGTTGTACTGAGAGAGATAATTTTACAAGCTTTTGGGAATTCACGTCAAGCTAGTCCCCTTAAAAGGTTGGCCGAGTCAAATGGGTCTGGCAAGAGAAATGATGGGAAGTATACTGCACTGAAACGGAAGAGTAGCTCCAATGGTAAACCAGGAAGTGGTTTTATGCCTCTCGTTGAAGATTGGCAAGAGACAGGAACCTTTACCTTTGCTTTAGAAAGAGTAGAATCATGGATCTTTTCTCGGATAGTGGAGTCAGTGTGGTGGCAG GCTTTGACTCCCTATATGCAGTCTCCAGTTGGGGATTCTTCAAACAAATCTATTGGGAAGCTGATGGGACCTGCTCTGGGTGATCAAAATCAAGGAAATTTTTCCATCAATCTTTGGAGAAATGCTTTCCAAGATGCCTCTCAACGACTCTGTCCTGTTCGAGCAGGAGGACATGAGTGTGGTTGTTTGCCCGTATTGGCTAGAATG GTCATGGAACAATGCATAGCTAGACTAGACATTGCTATGTTCAATGCTATTCTTCGGGAGTCGGCCCTTGAGATCCCAACTGATCCTATATCAGACCCTATTGTGGATTCAAAGGTTTTGCCAATTCCAGCTGGGGATTTAAGCTTTGGTTCTGGTGCACAGCTAAAAAATTCT GTTGGCAATTGGTCTAGATGGCTTACTGACATGTTTGGCATGGATGTTGAAGATTGTGTACAAGAAGATCAGGAGGAGAAGGGTGAGAATGATGAAAAGCAGGGTGGGGCCGGTGAACCTAAGTCTTTTGTTCTCCTAAACGACTTGAGTGACCTTCTGATGCTGCCTAAAGACATGCTTATAGATAGAAAAATCAGACAGGAG GTGTGTCCTTCCATCAGTCTGTCATTGGTTATACGGATTCTCTGTAACTTCACTCCTGATGAGTTCTGTCCAGACTTTGTTCCAGGAACTGTCTTGGAGGCCCTGAACGCAGAG ATAATTATAGAGCGAAGATTGTCATCAGAAGCTGGAAGAAGCTTCCCCTATGTAGCTGCTCCTGTTGTGTACAAGCCTCCCTCTTCTGGTAATGTGGCAGAGAAAGTTGCAGAGGCCGGAGGAAAGTCTCACTTGGGAAGAAATGTATCAGATGTTCAGAGAAGAGGATACACCAGTGATGAAGAGCTAGACGAACTTGATTCCCCTCTTACATCCATCATTGATAAGCTTCCTTCATCTCCATCAGTCACTCATAATGGTAAAGGTAGTCACAAAGAACAAGGGACAAATTCTAGATACCAACTCCTACGTGAAGTTTGGTCCATGTGA